The genomic stretch CATTATTTCTCCTTCTTTCTCTATTGATTCATCTCTGTTGATTTCTTCACCTGAGTCCTTAATGACCTGTTATTATTCTGTAGTATTctttattattatcatttatttatATAACCATAGCTATTTACTATTGTTCCTCATTTTCTCATCATCTCTCTTTATTACCCTATATTGATTAGTCCTCATTATGCATCTTTCTCTGGCTTTACAGATGTGTCAGACTCTGTTGATTTCAgccctgactctgctcccattaGCCTTTATCTTTGTTaattgaaaaggaggacttgtggcaccttagagactaacaaatttatctgagcataagctttcctgagctacagctcacttcatgggatgcattcagtccTTTGTTAATTGGTATTCATCCCTCTGCTGATcgtttattcattattattattataataggGCTGAACTGAGGCCTCTCAGCCCCGCCGCAGACCCAGGGGCCCCTGCTGGCTCCCCAGCACCCTGACGGTAGGTGAAGGGAGGGACTTAATCTGCTTTGTTTATCCCTTCCACGTGTTTCTCTCCATGTGGCTCTAAGGGGGCGTGGCTAAGCAGCCCGGAGTCAGTGATTGGTGCTGGGCATTCGGAAGGGGCGTGGTTAGGTTGGTACCCGCTCCCGGGCCAGGTTTAAATGGACTGGGAGGCGGGGGCGTGAGGAGCGTAGCTGCTGTTCTCCCGGGGCTGTGAACCCAGGTAAGCACCCGTCGTGTAGGGTTTTGTGCCCCGGCTCGGGGGGTTCGTAGCTGGGCTTGTCTGTGCCCAGTTCTGAGCTCCCCTGGGATCCTGGTCTTTTCCCTGCCCCACGGGCTAGAGATGGGagattgggtggggaggggcagtacCTGCCACGATGCCTctggcaggagggtggggtggtgactttcttcccagacctaGTCGTCAGCCTGGGCTAGGAACAGGCTAAGGGTGGCCTGACGCATCTTGTCATTGACTTCCTGAGTGAGGGACTgttcccttcacccctcccctctgTGAGCTCTGTTGTACTGGCAATCCCAGTGCTCAGACAGGGGCCCTCCCCCAGTGATGTAGGTGCTGTGAATTGGGCTGAAGGGCAGTCACAGGAGGCTACTGTTCTTGCATGATCACTGGCTAGAAAGCACTCGGTGCTGGCCGCTTGGAAGCAGTTCAGAGGGACTGGTCTCCGCtcagatggggcgggggggggcatgaTAAAACCTCCTCCAGGAACTGTGTCTTGTAGCTAACAAAGCTAAAGCTCTGGCAGTCTGGTCAGTGACCACAAACTCTCCTAGCCAGTTGCCTCCGGTACCTATGTATGCGGGACCAGGAGTCTCCAAGCAACTCTACTCGCTCTACCTTTCCCCGTTCATTTAGAAACCTGGTCCCCGGTTAAACCTGTACTTGGCAATAAACCTGCATCCTTGCTAGTTTTGCGGTTGCTCTGTGTGGAGCAAAGCTGAGCATGGcccagaggtggggggaggggttgtgtggGGGCAGGAGCCTGTCTTAAACCCCCTCTTTGTTATAGAAACCAGCACCATGGGAAAAGAGAAAATCCACATCAACATTGTGGTGATCGGCCATGTGGACTCTGGGAAATCGACTACTACTGGGCACCTCATCTACAAGTGTGGGGGCATTGACAAGAGAACCATTGAGAAGTTTGAGAAGGAGGCAGCTGAGGTTGGGACAATGGTGCCAAGCAGACTGGCTCCGAAGTGCCTTTAACTCATTCTGTGGGGCTGTGTGGGGTTGCTGTCAGATGCGTGGCTCAGTCACTGCATAAGTTGTGACTCTTAGAGCCATGAAATCCAaaccgtgggggtggggggcgcctGGAGAGCCAAGAGGCTGTTCATATGTCTGGGGTGCATTAGCACATCTGCCACTTCAAGGTCCTGTCTACAGTAAGGAAGTTTGCGTCAGTTTCTCTATACTGATAGAGACATGCTTAGGGTAAGCATGTCTCTAATAGTCCCTTTTGCAAGCTCCCTGCTCACCAAATTGTATAACTGTAGATTGGGGAGGGGTCTGACACCAATTGTTCCAGTTAATGGCAGTTCTAAAAGCCATGGGAATCCCACTTGCAAACAGCACCCCAGTTAAAGCAATCTTATGTTGAGGGGGAAATGGGAGCTGTTCCCTAGTGAGTACTTGTGCCCAGCCCTAAACACCTAGTGTAACTGGTGCCTTCTCCCACGCAGATGGGGAAGGGATCCTTCAAATATGCCTGGGTGCTGGATAAGCTGAAGGCCGAGCGGGAGCGTGGGATCACCATCGACATCTCCCTGTGGAAGTTCGAGACCACCAAGTACTACATCACCATCATTGATGCCCCTGGCCACAGAGACTTCATCAAGAACATGATCACCGGCACCTCTCAGGTACGGACTGGCCCTGCTCCGGGTGGAGGTGATGAGGTGCCTAAGCAGCTAGAACTGTGGCATGCTCTTATACTGTGTGCCCTCCCTACCCCAGGCTGACTGCGCAGTGCTGATTGTGGCAGCCGGGGTGGGAGAGTTTGAAGCTGGCATCTCTAAGAACGGGCAGACCCGGGAGCATGCCCTGCTGGCCTACACGCTGGGGGTGAAGCAACTCATCATTGGGGTGAACAAGATGGACTCCACGGAGCCCCCTTACAGCGGCAAGCGCTACCAGGAAATCACCAAGGAAGTGGGCGCCTACGTCAAGAAGATCGGCTACAACCCAGCCTCTGTGGCATTTGTGCCCATCTCTGGCTGGCATGGGGACAACATGCTGGAGGCCAGTGCCAAAGTAAGGAGCATGCTTCTTTCTGCGTGCCTCATGGAGGCCAGATCTGAGTGCTGGGATGGAATGACGGGCTGGGGAAGCTGCACAGAACCTATGGGCATGGGGGAACCACGCTCTCAGCCAGGGCTCTAAGTGGAGCATGGGTAGGATCTGGGGGCTCACAGAGCTTTATTTCTTCAAGGTATGTTTTTCTCCCCCATATATGGAGAGGCTGTTTAGCGCCAGGTGGGCACAAATGCCTCCTAGGAGACGCCTGGCGCTCTCGGGCCCTGCCTAGCTTCAGTCTTGCCTCCTGTCTGTTTGTAGATGCCTTGGTTCAAAGGCTGGAAGATCACTAGGAAGGATGGGAATGCTGCAGGCACCACTCTAATGGAAGCTCTGGATTCCATTATCCCTCCTTCCCGCCCAATTAACAAGCCACTCCGTCTGCCCCTGCAGGATGTCTACAAGATCGGCGGTGAGCATggggggaggagctcactgggcaTGGTAGCCCCTTCTCTAGGCCACACGACTGATGCCACTATCTCCATCCCCCAGGTATTGGAACGGTCCCCGTGGGCCGCGTGGAGACCGGCTTCATGAAGGCCGGCATGGTGGTGACTTTTGCCCCCACCAACATCACCACAGAGGTGAAATCGGTGGAAATGCACCACGAGGCTCTGGCAGAGGCGCTGCCGGGTGACAACATCGGGTTCAACGTGAAGAACGTGTCTGTGAAAGACATCCGGCGTGGGAATGTGGCCGGAGACAGCAAGAACGACCCTCCCATGGAGGCTGGTAGCTTCACCTCTCAGGTCAGGGGTGCGAAAACAACGGGGCTGGTTGACTCCAAATCACTCCTTCCTGGGTGTAGGAGGCTGTACTTCATGCTAGGCCAGTCTTGCAAATAAGCAACGCTGTTTCCAACACTACTACTGT from Eretmochelys imbricata isolate rEreImb1 chromosome 19, rEreImb1.hap1, whole genome shotgun sequence encodes the following:
- the LOC144277161 gene encoding elongation factor 1-alpha, oocyte form, which translates into the protein MGKEKIHINIVVIGHVDSGKSTTTGHLIYKCGGIDKRTIEKFEKEAAEMGKGSFKYAWVLDKLKAERERGITIDISLWKFETTKYYITIIDAPGHRDFIKNMITGTSQADCAVLIVAAGVGEFEAGISKNGQTREHALLAYTLGVKQLIIGVNKMDSTEPPYSGKRYQEITKEVGAYVKKIGYNPASVAFVPISGWHGDNMLEASAKMPWFKGWKITRKDGNAAGTTLMEALDSIIPPSRPINKPLRLPLQDVYKIGGIGTVPVGRVETGFMKAGMVVTFAPTNITTEVKSVEMHHEALAEALPGDNIGFNVKNVSVKDIRRGNVAGDSKNDPPMEAGSFTSQVIILNHPGKIAAGYAPVLDCHTAHIACKFAELKEKIDRRSGKKLEDDPKALKSGDAAIVQMIPGKPMCVETFSDYPPLGRFAVRDMRQTVAVGVIKGVEKKVSAAAKVTKSAVKASKK